One window from the genome of Natrialba magadii ATCC 43099 encodes:
- the meaB gene encoding methylmalonyl Co-A mutase-associated GTPase MeaB — MNADDQDLLDALLEGHHRALARTISKIENRAPGYRNLVSELYAHTGNADVIGITGSPGAGKSTLVDKLAETYRERGETVGIIAIDPSSPFTGGAVLGDRIRMASTIGDMDVFVRSMSARGTLGGLSTATADAVKAMDAFGKDKIIIETVGAGQNEVDIVRTADTVAVLVPPGSGDSVQTLKAGILEIADVFVVNKADRDGADRTVQELREMLHIGADVGFGGSGHHGADAMAGAGGTSTDDTDTDADTDADTDADSDEPDDWTPPIVETVATKGTGVDTFIDELAAHKSFLVDSGTHAEKVRQRYAEEIRTLLREDVNALLESELESAGGVDELAEAVRTGETDPYAIADDVLTPVADCLSEAEIEAVQAELNSQ; from the coding sequence ATGAACGCGGACGATCAAGATCTCTTGGACGCCCTTCTCGAGGGGCACCACCGTGCGCTCGCACGAACAATTTCGAAGATCGAGAATCGTGCGCCAGGCTACCGCAACCTGGTATCCGAACTGTACGCGCACACGGGTAACGCCGACGTGATCGGAATTACCGGCAGCCCTGGCGCGGGCAAGTCGACGCTGGTGGACAAACTCGCCGAAACCTACCGCGAGCGCGGCGAAACGGTCGGGATCATCGCGATCGATCCCTCCTCACCGTTCACCGGCGGGGCCGTTCTCGGAGACCGCATCCGGATGGCCTCGACGATCGGCGATATGGACGTCTTCGTCCGGTCGATGAGCGCCCGCGGCACGCTCGGCGGACTCTCGACGGCGACTGCGGACGCGGTCAAGGCGATGGACGCCTTCGGCAAGGACAAGATCATCATCGAGACCGTCGGCGCGGGCCAGAACGAGGTCGACATCGTCCGCACGGCGGACACCGTCGCCGTGCTCGTCCCGCCGGGATCGGGCGACTCCGTCCAGACGCTGAAAGCCGGTATCCTCGAAATCGCAGACGTATTTGTCGTGAACAAGGCCGATCGCGACGGTGCGGACCGAACCGTCCAGGAACTCCGGGAAATGCTCCACATCGGGGCGGACGTCGGCTTTGGCGGGTCGGGTCACCACGGTGCGGATGCGATGGCTGGTGCTGGGGGTACCAGCACCGACGACACCGACACCGACGCCGACACTGACGCCGACACTGACGCCGACAGCGACGAACCCGACGACTGGACACCACCTATCGTCGAAACCGTTGCGACGAAGGGAACCGGTGTCGACACCTTCATCGACGAACTCGCCGCCCACAAATCGTTCCTCGTCGACTCCGGCACTCACGCCGAAAAAGTCCGCCAGCGCTACGCCGAGGAGATCCGCACCCTCCTTCGCGAGGACGTCAATGCGTTGCTCGAGAGCGAACTCGAGTCCGCCGGCGGCGTCGATGAGTTGGCCGAGGCGGTTCGGACGGGCGAGACCGACCCGTACGCGATTGCAGACGACGTGCTGACGCCGGTCGCGGACTGCCTCTCCGAGGCAGAGATCGAGGCTGTGCAGGCGGAACTCAATTCACAGTAA
- a CDS encoding alpha/beta fold hydrolase gives MKARTVLGTALGTVGAAIVGNRLLKRRAGDLENPFTGVERTHRWRGIEVAYTVAGDPNDPDMLLCHGVHAGASSHEFRAVFERLAEEYHVYAVDLPGFGRTDRPPLVYSPTLYAEFIRDFANDVTDEPILAASSLTGSFAVQAADEADISELVLICPTDDTGATRPWVQRLLRTPVVGTTLFNVLASKPSIRYFYDRDGYYDPDRLDESAVEYAWRSAHQPGARYAPASFAAGMLDPGAGSERVESEERHDAEHTLDEFDLATELAALDVPTTLIWGRDAELVPLRDGRDLAEAADLDLVVIDYATQLPHAEHPDEFVAYLTAELLEGGADDADIDIGDR, from the coding sequence ATGAAAGCCCGAACAGTCCTCGGTACGGCCCTTGGAACCGTCGGCGCGGCGATCGTCGGTAATCGCCTTCTCAAACGCCGCGCTGGCGACCTCGAAAACCCCTTCACTGGTGTCGAACGAACCCACCGCTGGCGTGGCATCGAAGTCGCCTACACCGTCGCTGGCGATCCCAACGACCCCGACATGTTGCTCTGCCATGGGGTCCACGCCGGTGCGAGCAGTCACGAGTTCAGGGCTGTTTTTGAGCGACTCGCCGAGGAGTACCACGTCTACGCCGTCGATCTCCCTGGTTTCGGACGCACGGACCGGCCGCCGCTGGTCTACTCGCCCACGCTCTACGCCGAATTCATCCGAGACTTTGCGAACGACGTCACCGATGAGCCAATCCTCGCGGCATCCTCGCTCACCGGCTCGTTCGCCGTGCAGGCAGCAGACGAGGCGGATATCTCGGAACTCGTCCTGATCTGTCCAACCGACGACACCGGCGCGACGCGGCCCTGGGTCCAGCGTCTGCTTCGCACTCCCGTCGTCGGGACAACGCTGTTCAACGTGCTCGCCAGCAAACCCTCGATTCGCTACTTCTACGACCGCGACGGCTACTACGATCCTGACCGGCTCGACGAGTCCGCCGTCGAGTACGCCTGGCGTAGCGCCCACCAGCCGGGAGCGCGGTACGCGCCGGCGTCGTTCGCGGCAGGGATGCTCGATCCTGGGGCTGGCAGTGAGCGCGTCGAATCCGAAGAGCGCCACGATGCCGAGCATACCCTCGACGAGTTCGATCTCGCCACCGAACTTGCAGCGCTCGACGTGCCGACGACGCTCATCTGGGGCCGTGACGCCGAACTCGTCCCGCTGCGTGATGGCCGGGATCTGGCCGAAGCAGCGGACCTCGATCTGGTCGTCATCGATTACGCGACGCAGTTACCCCACGCCGAACATCCCGACGAGTTCGTCGCGTATCTCACGGCGGAGCTACTCGAGGGCGGGGCGGACGATGCAGATATCGACATCGGCGATCGATAG
- a CDS encoding NAD+ synthase translates to MANLHEQTQDHIDPLDLRFDADELEAQVDHLTNFIRDRVDAAGANGAEIALSGGIDSTTMAYLAVEALGADNVHAITLPKAVNEDTNMSDAERVAEELGIEYDVIEIDPIMDEILELADAENQNKSEDRWEGRYVGNTSARVRMTITYLIANRENRIVLGTGNRAELATGYVTKYGDGGVDCNPLGNLYKQQVRQVAAHLGASEDVVQKTPTGGMVDYESDEEELGLGYDTLDAVLALSVDGNLPKSVVARLTDTTVADVSHVETMYEESEHKRTPPAVPDPLF, encoded by the coding sequence ATGGCCAATCTCCACGAGCAGACTCAGGACCACATCGACCCGCTTGATCTCCGATTCGACGCCGACGAACTCGAAGCACAGGTCGATCATCTCACCAATTTCATTCGAGACCGCGTCGACGCTGCGGGTGCTAATGGGGCCGAAATCGCTCTCTCTGGTGGTATCGACAGCACGACGATGGCTTACCTGGCCGTCGAGGCACTCGGTGCTGACAACGTCCACGCGATCACGCTCCCGAAGGCAGTCAACGAAGACACAAACATGAGCGACGCCGAACGGGTCGCCGAAGAGCTTGGAATCGAGTACGACGTAATCGAGATCGACCCGATCATGGACGAGATACTCGAGCTCGCCGACGCCGAGAACCAGAACAAATCGGAGGACCGCTGGGAAGGTCGGTACGTCGGCAACACGAGCGCTCGCGTGCGGATGACGATCACGTACCTGATCGCCAACCGTGAGAATCGGATCGTGCTCGGAACCGGTAACCGCGCCGAACTCGCGACGGGGTACGTCACGAAGTACGGCGACGGTGGCGTCGACTGCAACCCGCTCGGGAACCTCTACAAACAGCAGGTGCGGCAGGTGGCGGCTCACCTCGGCGCTTCGGAAGATGTCGTCCAGAAGACGCCGACCGGCGGCATGGTCGACTACGAAAGCGACGAGGAGGAACTCGGTCTCGGCTACGACACGCTCGACGCGGTGCTCGCGCTTTCGGTCGATGGAAACCTTCCGAAGTCGGTCGTCGCACGACTCACCGACACGACGGTCGCGGACGTCTCACACGTCGAAACGATGTACGAGGAGAGCGAACACAAACGGACGCCGCCAGCCGTCCCCGACCCCCTCTTCTGA
- a CDS encoding Zn-ribbon domain-containing OB-fold protein, with translation MSNTDADTDTVRDAGFDDWLDAAEDGEAYYLECPEGHTSLPPRRLCPECGSADLTEQPLPDTGEIATFTVTHVPTPAFEDDAPYATAIVDFGPVRVTGQIVDRDPDEVETGQTVALDITRSETTDERVIGFTSV, from the coding sequence ATGAGTAATACAGACGCAGACACAGACACCGTCCGCGACGCCGGCTTCGACGACTGGCTCGACGCCGCCGAAGACGGCGAGGCCTACTACCTCGAGTGTCCCGAGGGGCACACCTCGCTGCCGCCACGCCGGCTCTGTCCGGAATGCGGTTCGGCGGATCTCACCGAACAGCCCCTTCCTGACACCGGCGAAATCGCGACCTTCACCGTCACGCACGTCCCAACGCCCGCCTTCGAGGACGACGCACCCTACGCGACCGCCATCGTCGACTTCGGCCCGGTTCGCGTCACCGGACAGATCGTCGACCGCGATCCCGACGAGGTCGAGACCGGCCAGACGGTTGCACTCGATATTACTCGCTCGGAGACGACGGACGAGCGCGTCATCGGCTTTACGTCGGTCTGA
- a CDS encoding thiolase domain-containing protein yields MSGVRVAGTGLTPFGNAPERTSRDLFAEATQTAFEESGVPRADVEAVFYGNFMGELAEHQGHQGPLMAEAAGVQAPATRYESACASSGMAVRDAVMRVRNGEHDVVLVGGAERMTNLGTAGATEALAIAADDLWEVRAGMTFPGAYALMAQAYFEEFGGGREDLANVAVKNHDNALTNEKAQYQTAISVEEALDAPTVSSPLGLYDSCPLSDGAAALVLTSEEYADEHDLDAPVAITGTGQGGDRMALHDREHLARSPAAREAGTEAYADAGVDASDVDLAEVHDCFTIAEVLAIEALDLAQIGEGISAARDGRTTADGDVPINLSGGLKAKGHPVGATGASQIAEVTKLLAGTHPNSEHVADATTGLAHNAGGTVASATVHVLEVME; encoded by the coding sequence ATGAGTGGCGTACGCGTCGCCGGAACGGGGTTGACACCGTTCGGAAACGCCCCCGAACGGACGAGCAGAGACCTCTTTGCCGAAGCGACACAGACCGCGTTCGAAGAGAGCGGCGTTCCACGAGCGGACGTCGAAGCAGTGTTCTACGGAAACTTCATGGGCGAACTGGCAGAGCACCAGGGCCATCAGGGGCCGCTGATGGCCGAAGCCGCTGGCGTTCAGGCTCCAGCGACACGGTACGAATCGGCCTGCGCCTCGAGCGGGATGGCAGTTCGTGATGCCGTGATGCGCGTCCGAAACGGCGAACATGACGTTGTCCTTGTCGGTGGCGCAGAGCGAATGACCAACCTCGGCACCGCCGGCGCGACGGAAGCGCTCGCCATCGCTGCCGACGACCTCTGGGAGGTGCGAGCCGGAATGACCTTCCCCGGCGCGTACGCGCTGATGGCCCAGGCGTACTTCGAAGAGTTCGGCGGCGGCCGCGAGGACCTGGCCAACGTCGCGGTCAAGAACCACGACAACGCGCTGACCAACGAGAAGGCCCAGTACCAGACGGCAATCTCTGTCGAGGAGGCCCTCGACGCCCCGACCGTCTCGAGTCCACTCGGACTCTACGACTCGTGTCCCCTCTCGGACGGCGCGGCGGCGCTCGTCCTCACGAGCGAGGAGTACGCTGACGAACACGACCTCGACGCACCGGTTGCCATCACCGGCACCGGGCAGGGCGGCGACCGGATGGCGCTCCACGACCGCGAGCACCTCGCGCGCTCACCCGCCGCTCGTGAGGCCGGTACAGAGGCGTACGCGGACGCCGGCGTCGACGCCAGCGACGTAGACCTCGCCGAGGTCCACGACTGCTTTACGATCGCCGAAGTGCTCGCCATCGAGGCGCTCGATCTCGCCCAGATCGGCGAGGGAATCTCGGCTGCCCGCGACGGGCGGACGACCGCAGACGGCGACGTTCCGATCAACCTCTCGGGCGGGCTCAAGGCGAAGGGCCACCCGGTCGGTGCGACCGGCGCGTCACAGATTGCCGAGGTCACGAAGCTACTGGCGGGGACGCACCCGAACAGCGAGCACGTCGCAGATGCGACGACTGGTCTCGCCCACAACGCGGGTGGAACGGTCGCCAGTGCGACGGTTCACGTACTGGAGGTGATGGAGTAA
- a CDS encoding M42 family metallopeptidase produces MSLTDDTVPFDIDLLTELTETSGVPGYEDRIRDLVVAELESSVDEVRTDAMGNVVGTLEGDSDYSVAVAAHMDEIGFMVRHVRGKEGEDGFVELDPLGGWDARVLKAQRVTIHTDDGDLPGVIGSPPPHTLDEEDRKKTPEVEDTYVDVGLSYEDANERISPGDLVTMDQSTELVGETVTGKALDDRICLFAMLEAARRLETPDVTIHFCATVQEEVGLRGANALGVDVDPDLAIALDVTVANDVPGFEDGEHVTKLGEGTAIKLKDSSVITNPKVHRRLQSVADEEGIESQLEILPAGGTDTAGFQNTAGAKPVGAISIPTRYLHTVTETAHVEDVASTIDLLEAFLASEDGEHDYTL; encoded by the coding sequence ATGTCTCTCACCGACGATACCGTGCCGTTCGATATCGACCTTTTGACAGAACTCACCGAGACCAGCGGTGTTCCTGGATACGAAGACCGCATCCGCGACCTGGTCGTCGCAGAACTCGAGTCCAGTGTCGACGAGGTCCGGACCGACGCGATGGGGAACGTCGTCGGGACACTCGAGGGCGACTCCGACTACTCCGTTGCCGTCGCTGCACACATGGACGAAATCGGCTTTATGGTTCGCCACGTCCGCGGGAAGGAAGGCGAGGACGGCTTCGTCGAACTCGATCCGCTCGGCGGCTGGGACGCACGTGTTCTCAAGGCCCAGCGTGTTACGATCCACACCGACGACGGCGACCTACCGGGCGTCATCGGTTCGCCGCCGCCACACACACTGGACGAGGAAGACCGCAAGAAGACGCCGGAGGTCGAGGACACCTACGTCGATGTCGGTCTTTCCTACGAGGATGCCAACGAGCGCATCTCACCCGGCGACCTCGTGACGATGGACCAGTCGACCGAACTCGTCGGCGAAACGGTCACCGGCAAGGCACTCGACGACCGCATCTGCCTGTTCGCGATGCTCGAAGCCGCCCGCCGACTCGAGACCCCCGACGTGACGATCCACTTCTGTGCGACCGTCCAGGAGGAAGTCGGCCTGCGCGGGGCAAACGCACTCGGCGTCGACGTCGATCCCGACCTCGCTATCGCCCTCGACGTCACCGTCGCGAACGACGTACCCGGCTTCGAGGACGGAGAGCACGTCACCAAACTCGGGGAGGGGACCGCGATTAAACTCAAGGACTCGAGTGTCATCACGAATCCGAAGGTCCACCGTCGACTCCAGTCGGTCGCCGACGAGGAGGGAATCGAGTCTCAACTCGAGATCCTTCCGGCAGGCGGCACCGACACGGCTGGGTTCCAGAATACGGCAGGTGCGAAGCCGGTGGGTGCGATTTCGATTCCGACGCGATACCTGCATACGGTGACGGAGACGGCCCACGTCGAGGACGTGGCGTCGACGATCGATCTGCTCGAGGCGTTCCTCGCGAGCGAGGACGGCGAGCACGACTACACGTTGTAG
- the trkA gene encoding Trk system potassium transporter TrkA, with protein sequence MRIIVVGAGEVGSNIAGNLDDDHEVVVIDTDEDRVDAITYECDVMALEGDGTSGAVLEEAGIEVADLVIASTDDDETNIVVCGAAKTVDDPFTIARVKKTDLLRTWERTEEAFGVDVMVCTDLYTAETIVDIVNLPGARDVGSFANGVVQMAEFGIDADSPIVGETVSEADRFESLTFAALIREDEVVIPSGETVIEDGDELVVIGSAESTREFAGELTPLPTVEQASEVVIIGGSEIGYQTARLLEADGLEPRLVERNPRRARKLAEQLPGTLVLESDATDIDFLVREHVADADIVIAALESDEKNLLVSLLAKRIGVERTLGVVEYGEYVDLFETVGMDVAVNPRLVTAEEITRFTREQRTENLAMLDHDRAEVLEIEVGEDSILLGASLREAMAELPDGVVVGAITRDGEFITPRGETVLETGDHVVVFVDTMVLDAVAAVL encoded by the coding sequence ATGCGAATCATCGTCGTCGGTGCCGGTGAAGTCGGATCGAACATCGCGGGCAACCTCGACGATGACCACGAAGTCGTCGTCATCGACACGGACGAGGACCGCGTCGACGCGATCACCTACGAGTGCGACGTCATGGCACTCGAGGGCGACGGGACCTCGGGCGCGGTACTCGAGGAGGCCGGCATCGAGGTGGCGGATCTCGTCATCGCGAGTACCGACGACGACGAGACAAATATCGTCGTCTGCGGGGCGGCCAAAACCGTCGACGATCCGTTCACCATCGCGCGCGTGAAGAAGACCGATCTCCTGCGGACCTGGGAGCGAACGGAGGAGGCCTTCGGCGTCGACGTGATGGTCTGTACCGACCTCTACACCGCCGAGACGATCGTCGATATCGTCAACCTGCCGGGTGCACGGGATGTCGGCAGTTTCGCGAACGGAGTCGTCCAAATGGCCGAGTTTGGTATCGACGCGGACAGTCCGATCGTCGGCGAGACCGTCTCCGAGGCCGACCGCTTCGAGTCGCTGACGTTCGCGGCACTCATCCGCGAAGACGAGGTCGTTATTCCGAGCGGTGAGACAGTCATCGAAGACGGGGACGAACTGGTCGTTATCGGCTCCGCCGAGAGCACTCGCGAGTTCGCCGGCGAACTGACACCGCTCCCGACGGTCGAACAGGCCAGCGAGGTCGTCATCATCGGTGGCAGCGAAATTGGCTACCAGACCGCCCGTCTACTCGAGGCAGACGGACTCGAGCCACGACTCGTCGAGCGCAATCCACGTCGCGCGCGCAAACTGGCAGAACAGCTCCCAGGTACACTCGTCCTCGAGAGCGACGCGACGGATATCGACTTCCTCGTCCGCGAACACGTCGCCGACGCGGACATCGTCATCGCCGCACTCGAGAGCGACGAGAAGAATTTGCTCGTTTCCCTGCTCGCAAAGCGGATTGGTGTCGAGCGCACGCTCGGGGTCGTCGAGTACGGTGAGTACGTGGATCTCTTCGAAACCGTCGGCATGGATGTTGCGGTCAACCCGCGGCTGGTGACCGCCGAGGAAATCACGCGCTTTACCCGCGAGCAGCGAACCGAGAACCTCGCGATGTTAGACCACGACCGGGCGGAGGTTCTCGAGATCGAAGTCGGCGAGGACAGCATCCTCCTCGGGGCCAGCCTGCGCGAGGCGATGGCTGAACTCCCGGACGGCGTCGTCGTCGGTGCGATCACGCGCGACGGCGAGTTTATCACTCCGCGCGGCGAGACCGTACTCGAGACGGGCGATCACGTCGTCGTGTTCGTCGATACGATGGTGTTGGATGCGGTCGCGGCGGTACTTTGA
- a CDS encoding SRPBCC family protein: protein MGILTVKPLILLAVDRILLSTVAYRPPEEVFPYVRSFSDYPRYTEHLTDVRAHGNGSVGTVYDLRLSWWKLNYTARSKVTGIEAPQSLEWHLQNNLDARGEWRVEAEPSAAPPGEETASRIYFEAVYDPHSADPSAISLPRFVSLNWVIGKVKPRLLDEAQEVVRRLVADIEGEPREVELTIHELP from the coding sequence ATGGGAATCCTTACAGTGAAACCGCTCATACTCCTCGCCGTGGACAGAATTCTCCTCAGCACCGTTGCGTACCGCCCACCCGAGGAGGTCTTTCCGTACGTGCGATCCTTTTCCGACTACCCTCGCTACACGGAACACCTGACCGACGTCCGCGCACACGGCAACGGCAGCGTCGGTACGGTCTACGACCTGCGGCTCTCCTGGTGGAAACTCAACTACACCGCCCGCTCGAAGGTGACCGGGATCGAGGCACCACAGTCACTCGAGTGGCACCTGCAGAACAACCTCGATGCACGCGGAGAGTGGCGGGTCGAGGCGGAGCCGTCGGCTGCGCCGCCGGGAGAGGAGACGGCGAGTCGGATTTATTTCGAGGCAGTGTACGATCCCCACTCGGCGGATCCGAGCGCGATTTCGCTGCCACGGTTCGTTTCGCTCAACTGGGTGATCGGGAAGGTCAAACCGCGGTTACTCGACGAGGCCCAGGAAGTCGTCAGGCGGCTGGTGGCGGATATCGAGGGTGAGCCGCGAGAGGTGGAGTTGACGATTCACGAGTTGCCGTGA
- a CDS encoding NAD(P)/FAD-dependent oxidoreductase, translated as MRDVCIIGGGVAGLAASIFTARAGMDTLVIDGGESILARNASLENYPGFPDGVDARRYLQLAREQARTAGAAFELGLVTSADLRDETDSDEGFVLETEGGEPIEARRIVAASWSDSDYLVPLDVGRTQRGSKHFVAADDAGRTAVDGVYAAGRLAGEPHQTIVAAGHGAKVGLAVIHDSEVNFYHDWVVPEGYFTGRDREVPPGCAEIDDEERRARDERARETMLEAFAEPLDEQPTMHPSVEQE; from the coding sequence ATGCGAGACGTCTGTATCATCGGCGGCGGCGTCGCTGGCCTCGCCGCATCGATCTTCACCGCACGCGCAGGGATGGATACGCTCGTCATCGACGGCGGCGAGTCCATTCTCGCCCGAAACGCGAGTCTCGAGAACTACCCCGGGTTTCCGGACGGCGTCGACGCCCGCCGGTACCTGCAACTGGCCCGCGAGCAGGCCCGAACCGCTGGCGCAGCGTTCGAACTCGGACTCGTGACGAGCGCCGACCTGCGAGACGAGACCGACTCCGACGAAGGGTTCGTACTCGAGACCGAGGGCGGCGAACCGATCGAAGCGCGGCGCATCGTCGCGGCGTCCTGGTCCGATAGTGACTATCTCGTTCCCCTCGACGTTGGCCGAACCCAGCGCGGGAGCAAACACTTTGTGGCGGCCGACGACGCCGGGCGGACGGCCGTGGATGGCGTCTACGCCGCGGGGCGACTCGCCGGCGAACCACATCAGACGATCGTTGCGGCCGGCCACGGTGCGAAGGTCGGACTCGCTGTAATCCACGACTCCGAGGTCAACTTCTACCACGATTGGGTCGTCCCCGAGGGCTACTTCACTGGACGTGACCGGGAGGTGCCACCAGGCTGTGCGGAGATCGACGATGAGGAGCGGCGCGCACGCGACGAACGTGCCCGTGAAACGATGCTCGAGGCGTTCGCGGAGCCACTCGACGAACAGCCGACGATGCATCCGAGCGTCGAGCAGGAGTAG
- the coaBC gene encoding bifunctional phosphopantothenoylcysteine decarboxylase/phosphopantothenate--cysteine ligase CoaBC, whose protein sequence is MLEGVNVALGVTGSIAAVKTVELAHELRRRGATVRGVMTGSAQGIIHPWAVEFATDNDVVTEITGSVEHVDLCGYDGWADVFLIAPATANTVGKIAGAVDDTPVTTCATTALGADTPVVIAPAMHEPMYDHPGVLDAIDTVSEWGVDFVDPRIEEGKAKIASEEAIVCDVARAAGERPLSGEHVVVTSGATTESIDPVRVLTNRSSGKMGRAVAAACYVRGADVTLVHDGPNVPYADVQAVESAEEMFTATQEACVEADALVSAAAISDYTVETSDEKIRSGQELTLALESTPKLIDEVRAANPDLPIVGFKTETSGEDDQMIAKAREMLDRTGLAFVVANDASVMGNDETRALLVHAGDVAQFSGSKQSLAAEVAASIGALLAD, encoded by the coding sequence ATGCTCGAGGGAGTCAACGTCGCACTCGGGGTCACGGGCTCGATCGCGGCCGTCAAGACGGTCGAACTGGCTCACGAGTTGCGACGACGCGGTGCCACCGTTCGCGGCGTGATGACCGGCAGTGCTCAGGGGATCATCCACCCCTGGGCCGTGGAGTTTGCCACGGACAACGACGTGGTCACCGAGATCACGGGCAGCGTCGAGCACGTCGACCTCTGTGGCTACGACGGTTGGGCCGACGTGTTCCTGATCGCGCCGGCGACAGCCAACACAGTCGGGAAGATCGCCGGTGCAGTCGACGACACGCCGGTCACGACGTGCGCGACGACCGCGCTCGGCGCTGACACACCAGTCGTCATCGCTCCGGCGATGCACGAACCGATGTACGACCACCCCGGCGTCCTGGACGCCATCGACACAGTCTCCGAGTGGGGTGTTGACTTCGTCGATCCGCGAATCGAGGAAGGGAAGGCAAAAATCGCGAGCGAGGAGGCAATCGTCTGTGATGTCGCGCGCGCGGCAGGCGAACGGCCACTCTCTGGCGAGCACGTCGTCGTCACGAGCGGTGCGACGACCGAGTCGATCGACCCAGTTCGCGTCCTGACGAACCGGTCGTCGGGGAAGATGGGCCGCGCGGTCGCCGCCGCCTGCTACGTCCGCGGTGCGGACGTGACACTGGTCCACGACGGGCCGAACGTCCCCTACGCCGACGTTCAGGCGGTCGAGAGCGCCGAGGAGATGTTTACCGCGACACAAGAAGCCTGTGTCGAGGCAGATGCGCTCGTCTCCGCCGCTGCAATCAGCGACTACACCGTCGAAACGAGCGACGAGAAGATCCGGTCGGGTCAGGAACTGACGCTTGCACTCGAGTCCACTCCGAAACTGATCGACGAGGTGCGGGCGGCCAATCCCGACCTCCCGATCGTTGGCTTCAAGACTGAAACGTCGGGAGAGGACGACCAGATGATCGCCAAAGCCCGAGAGATGCTCGATCGAACGGGGCTTGCGTTCGTCGTCGCGAATGATGCAAGCGTGATGGGCAACGACGAGACGCGAGCCCTGCTCGTCCACGCTGGCGATGTCGCACAGTTTTCGGGATCCAAACAGTCACTCGCGGCGGAGGTTGCAGCGTCGATCGGCGCGCTGCTCGCAGACTAG
- a CDS encoding DUF7344 domain-containing protein: MAQKQRNDSIERKTASQSHARSKAAATETTESDGSTGAVADTNSGSDADSEETAGTLAAEEEDEEKAENEEEEEEEEPAPLSKGDVFEVLRNQRRRYVLHFLKQDGRPVELGDLAQQLAAWEYDTTLDGVTPAQRKRVYTTLQQTHLPKMDEVGILHFDSDQGVIRPTDRTRDISVYLEIVPGREFAWRELYLSLGAISSALVAALWLEIYPLTMMSNLAWMGLLSVVVTLTAVVHIYHERHMRLGHGEQPPELSYGPGD; this comes from the coding sequence GTGGCGCAGAAACAACGAAACGATAGTATTGAACGGAAAACAGCGTCGCAGTCCCATGCACGTAGCAAAGCGGCTGCAACGGAGACGACGGAAAGCGATGGAAGCACGGGGGCAGTTGCCGACACGAACAGTGGGAGTGATGCGGATTCCGAGGAGACGGCCGGCACACTGGCTGCCGAGGAGGAAGATGAAGAGAAAGCGGAGAACGAGGAGGAAGAAGAAGAGGAGGAGCCGGCACCGCTCTCGAAAGGTGACGTATTCGAGGTACTTCGTAACCAGCGTCGACGGTACGTACTCCACTTCCTCAAACAGGACGGGCGTCCCGTTGAACTCGGTGACCTCGCTCAGCAACTGGCAGCCTGGGAGTACGACACGACACTCGACGGCGTCACGCCAGCCCAGCGAAAGCGCGTGTACACGACTCTCCAGCAGACCCACCTGCCGAAGATGGACGAGGTTGGCATTCTTCACTTCGACTCCGATCAGGGCGTGATCCGACCGACCGACCGGACACGGGATATCAGTGTCTATCTCGAGATCGTCCCCGGCCGCGAGTTCGCCTGGCGGGAACTGTACCTCTCGCTCGGGGCGATCAGCTCCGCGCTGGTCGCAGCGCTCTGGCTCGAGATCTACCCGCTGACCATGATGTCAAATCTGGCCTGGATGGGGCTTCTCTCCGTCGTCGTGACGCTCACTGCGGTCGTCCACATCTACCACGAGCGACACATGCGACTCGGCCACGGCGAACAGCCGCCAGAACTGAGCTACGGTCCGGGTGACTGA